One Porphyromonas pogonae genomic region harbors:
- the rpoN gene encoding RNA polymerase factor sigma-54, whose amino-acid sequence MLKQTLIQKQQQVLTAQQIQQIKMLELPTIELEERIIKELEENPALEEDFDKHDSQEEDDRDDGNDDMIIHEDLSDYSIGDYRDEDEIPEYKLRLLQEKLSPREDIPFAAGAPSLNEQLMEQLELTLLTPREALLAPYVIGNIDADGYLSRSVEEIEDDLLFRAGIEASPVEIQGIIDKVQKLDPAGVCARNLQECLLLQLERKPRNELSLLAQQILKDNYLDFANKRYDKIITGCNINESDLAEVIKLIMTLTPKPGNGLGDEGEAAMSRVHPDFIVEEQEGELIISLADEKDLPPLRISNTYTAMLNDIHREKVKRTREDRKAITFIKKKVDQAKWFIDAIRQRQNTLQSTMRAIVRRQESFFRTGEISDLKPMILKDVAEDTGFDISTISRVSNSKYVQTDFGIYPLKYFFSEGIASESGEEVSTREVKHALQEIVACEDGHSPFSDAVLVEKLAERGYPLARRTVAKYRDELGIPIARLRKTL is encoded by the coding sequence ATGTTGAAACAGACACTTATACAGAAGCAGCAGCAGGTACTGACAGCTCAGCAGATACAGCAGATCAAGATGCTGGAGCTGCCTACGATAGAATTGGAAGAGCGGATTATCAAAGAGCTGGAGGAAAACCCGGCTTTGGAAGAAGATTTTGATAAGCATGACAGTCAGGAAGAAGATGATCGGGACGACGGTAATGATGATATGATCATACATGAGGATTTAAGTGATTACTCTATCGGAGATTATCGGGACGAAGATGAAATACCTGAATACAAACTGAGGTTGCTACAGGAGAAACTTTCGCCACGTGAAGATATCCCTTTTGCAGCAGGTGCTCCATCCCTCAACGAACAGCTTATGGAGCAACTCGAGCTTACGTTACTTACCCCTCGTGAGGCTTTGCTGGCTCCTTATGTTATAGGTAATATTGATGCTGACGGATACCTCTCGCGCAGTGTGGAGGAGATTGAGGACGATTTATTGTTTAGGGCGGGCATAGAGGCCTCGCCTGTGGAGATACAGGGCATTATTGATAAAGTACAAAAGTTGGATCCCGCAGGTGTGTGTGCACGTAACCTGCAGGAATGTCTGCTTTTGCAACTGGAGCGTAAACCGCGTAACGAATTATCGTTGCTGGCACAGCAGATTTTGAAAGATAACTATCTTGACTTTGCCAATAAACGCTATGATAAGATTATCACAGGATGTAATATCAACGAAAGTGACCTTGCGGAAGTAATAAAACTGATTATGACTCTTACTCCCAAGCCGGGAAACGGATTGGGTGATGAGGGTGAAGCAGCCATGTCTCGTGTGCACCCTGACTTTATTGTAGAAGAGCAGGAGGGAGAGCTTATCATCAGCCTTGCAGACGAGAAAGATTTGCCACCGCTTCGCATCAGCAATACCTATACTGCTATGCTGAATGATATACACCGGGAGAAGGTAAAAAGAACCCGTGAGGATCGTAAGGCCATCACTTTTATCAAGAAGAAGGTGGACCAGGCCAAGTGGTTTATAGATGCTATACGGCAGAGGCAAAATACGCTCCAAAGTACCATGAGAGCCATTGTGCGCAGACAGGAATCTTTTTTTCGTACAGGTGAAATCTCGGATTTGAAGCCTATGATACTGAAAGATGTTGCTGAAGACACCGGATTTGATATCAGCACTATATCACGTGTGAGTAATAGTAAATATGTACAGACGGACTTCGGTATATATCCCTTGAAGTATTTTTTCAGTGAGGGGATTGCTTCGGAGAGCGGAGAGGAGGTTTCTACTCGTGAGGTGAAACATGCACTACAGGAGATCGTGGCGTGTGAAGATGGTCATTCTCCTTTTTCCGATGCTGTGTTGGTGGAGAAATTGGCAGAGCGTGGTTATCCCCTTGCCAGACGTACAGTGGCTAAGTATCGTGATGAGCTGGGTATTCCCATAGCACGGTTGAGAAAGACTTTATAA
- a CDS encoding hydrogen peroxide-inducible genes activator, with amino-acid sequence MNLQQLEYICAVNELRHFGKAAELCNVTQPTLSTMIQKLEDELGVKIFDRHQQPIKPTAIGEKILKQAALILFQSSQMQEIINYEEHALEGTVTLAVLPTIAPSLVPLILPNLEKHLPNLNVNIKELMTSECLSELKKGEIELAIIASQADTEGLNDRLLFYEEFFGYVSRNEDLFTHEAIRSSEVNGKRLWLLDEGHCFRDQLVKFCHLKDFHNRKMTYHKGSMETFMRLVEKGNGVTFIPELSIEMLSDEQKKLVRPFTIPKPTREIRVALRNDFVKDQLLDKLCEIIRMSIPPHMLKLKTGQMIV; translated from the coding sequence ATGAACCTACAACAACTTGAATATATTTGCGCCGTAAACGAACTCCGTCATTTCGGGAAGGCTGCTGAGCTCTGCAACGTCACACAACCTACCTTGAGCACTATGATACAAAAGCTGGAAGATGAATTAGGGGTAAAGATCTTCGACCGTCACCAGCAACCCATCAAACCTACAGCTATAGGTGAGAAGATACTCAAACAGGCGGCCTTGATTCTCTTCCAATCAAGTCAGATGCAGGAGATCATCAATTACGAGGAGCATGCACTGGAAGGAACCGTCACTTTGGCTGTGCTTCCTACCATAGCCCCCTCATTAGTGCCTCTGATCTTACCTAATCTGGAGAAACACTTGCCCAATCTCAACGTAAACATCAAAGAATTGATGACGTCGGAGTGTCTCAGCGAGCTGAAAAAGGGAGAGATAGAACTGGCTATCATAGCCTCACAGGCAGATACGGAGGGACTCAATGATCGCTTACTCTTTTATGAAGAGTTTTTCGGCTATGTGTCTCGCAATGAAGATCTCTTTACGCATGAAGCCATCAGGAGCTCCGAGGTAAACGGCAAGCGGTTGTGGTTGCTGGATGAAGGTCACTGCTTTAGAGACCAGTTGGTAAAATTCTGTCATCTCAAGGACTTTCATAATAGGAAAATGACTTATCATAAAGGTAGTATGGAGACCTTCATGCGACTTGTTGAAAAAGGTAATGGTGTAACTTTCATTCCGGAACTGAGTATAGAGATGCTTTCTGATGAACAAAAGAAGCTTGTGCGACCGTTTACAATTCCCAAGCCTACAAGAGAAATACGAGTGGCTTTGAGAAACGATTTTGTGAAAGATCAGTTACTGGACAAGCTTTGTGAGATCATCAGAATGAGTATACCACCCCATATGCTCAAGCTTAAAACGGGACAAATGATCGTGTAA
- a CDS encoding sigma-54 interaction domain-containing protein yields the protein MNIDIQQIKQRFGIIGNSPLLDRAIQVAVQVAPTDMSVLVIGESGVGKENFPKIIHQYSARKHQSYIAVNCGAIPEGTIDSELFGHRKGSFTGAVSDRKGYFEEASGGTIFLDEVGELPLPTQARLLRVLESGEFIPVGASHPQKTDVRIVAATNVNLKDAVNKGKFREDLLFRLNTVPIEVPPLRERSFDVPLLFRKFSADSAERYRMPPLRLTEDAKEILMHYRWPGNVRELKNITDRISILEEDRTLTAEVLKKYLPDQSEMSLHPVLLSRQKDQERSFANEREILYQVLFDMKHDMAELKSLVNDIMQGNVHLPVNTKEHHVRHTDLHVTGMAESGSGAAHTTEAPFLVINPDAGSDLPNKIPLKSSSEHDDPEFEEQPLSLEEVERNMIKSALQRHNGKRKPAADDLKISERTLYRKIKEYGMDI from the coding sequence ATGAACATAGATATTCAACAGATCAAGCAACGCTTTGGTATTATCGGTAATAGCCCTCTGCTCGACAGAGCTATTCAGGTAGCCGTGCAGGTTGCTCCTACTGATATGTCTGTACTCGTTATCGGGGAAAGTGGCGTAGGGAAAGAGAATTTCCCTAAGATTATTCATCAATATAGTGCTCGTAAGCATCAGTCTTACATAGCTGTCAACTGTGGAGCCATACCTGAAGGTACTATAGACTCAGAGCTCTTTGGGCATCGCAAAGGTTCTTTCACCGGTGCTGTTTCTGACCGTAAAGGTTATTTCGAAGAAGCATCAGGGGGTACTATATTCCTTGATGAAGTGGGCGAGTTGCCTCTTCCTACCCAAGCCCGTTTGCTCAGAGTGCTCGAGAGCGGAGAGTTTATCCCCGTAGGAGCAAGTCATCCGCAGAAAACTGATGTACGCATCGTAGCCGCTACAAATGTAAACCTAAAGGATGCTGTGAACAAAGGTAAATTCCGTGAAGACCTCTTGTTCAGGCTCAATACAGTTCCTATTGAAGTGCCGCCTTTGAGAGAACGCTCTTTCGATGTGCCGCTACTATTCCGTAAGTTCTCTGCCGATAGTGCGGAAAGATACCGCATGCCACCGCTCAGACTTACCGAAGATGCCAAAGAAATCCTCATGCATTACCGCTGGCCGGGCAATGTAAGAGAGCTCAAAAATATTACCGACAGGATAAGCATTCTGGAAGAAGATCGTACCCTTACTGCGGAAGTACTCAAAAAGTACCTGCCGGATCAGTCAGAAATGTCATTACACCCGGTACTGCTTTCCCGTCAGAAAGATCAGGAGCGTTCTTTTGCCAACGAGCGTGAGATACTCTATCAGGTACTCTTCGATATGAAGCATGATATGGCTGAGCTCAAGAGTCTTGTCAATGATATCATGCAAGGCAACGTGCACCTGCCCGTTAATACTAAGGAGCATCATGTGCGTCATACCGACTTGCATGTAACAGGTATGGCAGAGAGTGGTAGCGGTGCAGCTCATACCACAGAAGCGCCTTTTCTTGTTATCAATCCTGATGCGGGAAGTGACTTGCCCAATAAAATCCCCCTCAAATCTTCATCGGAGCATGACGATCCCGAGTTTGAAGAGCAGCCACTCTCTCTGGAGGAAGTGGAGCGCAATATGATCAAAAGCGCCTTGCAAAGGCACAATGGCAAACGCAAGCCGGCTGCCGATGACTTGAAAATTTCAGAACGAACCCTTTACAGAAAAATTAAAGAATATGGGATGGACATCTAA
- the lptE gene encoding LPS assembly lipoprotein LptE: MGWTSKYGVFALRLVTVVLLSTVLAGCKVSYKFNGGTIDYTQIKTITITDVKNQAPMVYPSFAPKFTEGLKDIYTKRTKLEQVPNNGDLLLDVTIVGYDTKPVAIQENAYAAKTAFTVTVSVTFENAADEKQNFTDRTFTAFREFDSSVIFTSVQDALLEEITEDLIKQIYNVTVENW, encoded by the coding sequence ATGGGATGGACATCTAAGTACGGAGTCTTTGCTCTTCGTCTTGTCACAGTGGTACTGCTCTCTACAGTCCTTGCAGGGTGTAAAGTATCCTACAAATTCAATGGTGGTACCATCGATTATACACAGATCAAGACTATTACCATCACAGATGTAAAGAATCAGGCACCTATGGTGTACCCCTCTTTTGCGCCTAAGTTTACAGAAGGCCTAAAGGATATATACACTAAGCGAACCAAACTCGAACAAGTACCCAACAACGGTGATTTGCTCCTGGATGTTACTATCGTGGGCTATGATACCAAACCGGTAGCTATTCAAGAGAATGCATACGCAGCCAAGACGGCGTTTACAGTCACGGTAAGTGTTACTTTTGAGAATGCTGCCGATGAGAAGCAAAATTTTACGGATCGCACATTTACGGCTTTCCGTGAGTTTGACAGTTCTGTCATATTTACCAGTGTACAAGATGCGCTTCTGGAAGAGATTACTGAAGATCTGATCAAGCAGATATACAATGTTACCGTAGAGAATTGGTAG
- a CDS encoding tetratricopeptide repeat protein, which yields MNKEQLYKYIADPMSLSAETLPEIKALVEAYPYCSTFVFLYLTNLAITEDVRYTSELRKWAIFLPDRRKLYRMVEAKRGADDFNIDKPEEQDKFDLIEEFLGEMRAAGADLPNEINYMTALEQGDYFRTTAVLSDEEAKDSTENELNVLKDIHPLSLIGSLSQRKMSGNTDIEELEANTSAMSQEDSLRQETTPSTETPTEENELKEELFTETLAKIYIKQQRYDKALRIIRSISLNYPEKNIYFADQIRFLEKLINNNK from the coding sequence ATGAATAAAGAGCAGCTATATAAATACATTGCCGATCCTATGTCGCTTTCGGCAGAGACTCTGCCCGAGATAAAAGCTTTGGTCGAGGCTTATCCCTATTGCTCCACTTTCGTTTTTCTATACCTTACCAATCTGGCAATCACAGAAGATGTGCGCTATACATCAGAGTTGCGTAAGTGGGCTATATTTCTGCCCGATAGGCGCAAACTCTACCGCATGGTAGAGGCCAAGCGCGGTGCTGATGACTTCAATATCGACAAGCCCGAAGAGCAGGACAAGTTTGATCTCATCGAAGAGTTCTTGGGAGAGATGCGTGCCGCAGGAGCCGACTTGCCTAATGAGATCAACTACATGACTGCTCTGGAGCAAGGCGATTACTTCCGCACCACTGCCGTGCTTTCTGATGAAGAGGCCAAAGACTCTACAGAGAACGAGCTCAATGTGCTCAAGGACATACATCCCCTTAGTCTCATAGGCTCATTGTCCCAGCGTAAAATGTCCGGTAATACTGATATAGAGGAGCTCGAGGCTAACACCTCTGCCATGTCCCAAGAGGATAGTCTCCGTCAGGAAACTACTCCATCGACAGAAACACCTACGGAAGAAAACGAACTCAAAGAAGAACTATTTACGGAAACTCTTGCCAAAATCTACATCAAACAGCAGCGATATGACAAGGCTCTAAGAATAATTCGCTCTATTAGTTTGAATTATCCGGAAAAAAATATTTACTTTGCAGACCAAATAAGATTTTTGGAAAAGCTGATTAATAACAATAAATAA
- the secG gene encoding preprotein translocase subunit SecG: MYIFLTILILLASVLLILVVMVQNSKGGGLAAGFASSNQIMGVRKTTDFLEKATWWLVGLVVVLSILSARYLHASKETQESKYQQAIEKKAVLPTQAPAATPNFGNEAAPATTAPATPQTATETKAPADSAR, from the coding sequence ATGTACATTTTTCTTACTATCCTTATTCTATTAGCTTCAGTACTGTTGATTCTGGTAGTTATGGTTCAAAACTCAAAAGGTGGCGGTCTTGCTGCCGGATTCGCTTCAAGCAATCAGATCATGGGTGTGCGCAAGACTACCGATTTCCTCGAAAAAGCTACTTGGTGGTTAGTAGGCTTGGTGGTTGTGCTTAGCATTTTGTCTGCACGTTATCTCCACGCTTCCAAAGAAACACAAGAGTCAAAATATCAGCAAGCTATCGAAAAGAAAGCTGTACTTCCCACTCAAGCTCCCGCAGCAACTCCTAATTTTGGTAACGAAGCTGCTCCTGCAACTACAGCTCCCGCTACTCCTCAGACAGCAACCGAGACTAAAGCTCCTGCTGATTCTGCACGATAA
- a CDS encoding glycoside hydrolase family 16 protein has protein sequence MNMKTIIVTVGIIACTTLSSCNAQLSNELSTATPHWEITWQDDFSGSELNTACWSKIPRGTSDWNKHMSDNDHCYELKDGKLILKGIKNTVDPTDKSKYLTGGVYTKTKKNIKYGKVEVCARFEHARGAWPAIWMLPETGEWPLGGEIDIMEHLNHDKKVYQTVHSYYIDKLFMRLYPKYHTTAPFKVNEYNVYGVEISPTELKFYVNGSLTFEYPRIDTKLKGQYPFGTPFYLLVDMQLGGSWVGAVKDKELPVNMYIDWVKFYEKK, from the coding sequence ATGAATATGAAAACAATAATTGTTACCGTAGGTATTATTGCATGTACCACGCTCAGCTCATGTAATGCACAACTGTCAAACGAATTATCCACAGCAACTCCCCATTGGGAGATTACATGGCAAGATGATTTTTCAGGATCGGAACTCAATACGGCATGCTGGAGCAAGATACCACGAGGGACTTCGGACTGGAACAAACATATGAGTGACAATGACCACTGCTATGAACTCAAAGATGGCAAACTTATTCTCAAAGGCATAAAAAACACCGTGGATCCGACTGATAAGTCAAAATATCTTACAGGGGGCGTCTATACCAAAACCAAAAAGAACATCAAATACGGAAAAGTAGAAGTATGTGCCCGCTTCGAACATGCTCGCGGAGCATGGCCTGCCATATGGATGTTGCCTGAAACAGGAGAATGGCCTTTGGGGGGTGAGATAGATATCATGGAACATCTCAACCATGATAAAAAAGTATACCAAACGGTGCATTCATACTACATAGACAAGCTCTTTATGAGACTTTATCCCAAATACCATACTACTGCACCTTTCAAAGTAAATGAATACAATGTCTATGGAGTGGAAATAAGCCCTACCGAACTGAAGTTTTATGTCAATGGCTCATTGACGTTTGAATATCCAAGAATAGATACCAAGCTAAAAGGGCAATATCCCTTCGGTACCCCATTCTATTTACTTGTGGACATGCAACTGGGAGGTAGCTGGGTAGGAGCAGTCAAAGACAAAGAATTACCGGTGAATATGTATATAGACTGGGTGAAGTTCTACGAAAAGAAATAA
- a CDS encoding IS4 family transposase, whose amino-acid sequence MTRRVDGVMNSCFKNHAERQGAYRLLNNKRWKMDQFLDCVTANSAQCCKDLKHVLCIQDTTEFTFDNISGRLNPNDEDYGYGTNKSSEYSIFAHPCLLFDPETETPMGYSSIELYNRDRKDARQKKQLRKKLGFNEKESSRWAASAKMANANLPENLRKTMVGDRENDIYTVMSKTLEEGCDFLIRSIHNRLLEGDSKSKKERIIEWLDKQPVSFSCTSQITRQNGRKPRKALFDVKYAPVTFGNTGNGKDDVSKSISCHYVHVREDAGSVPEGEKPIEWRLLTSHEVKSKEDALRIIQWYKYRWHIEEVFRLMKTKGLGITSAQLENGMAMKKLMAMGFYVVLKCMTLKKKYDTANESVSCNRLFTEEECEMLHLEMEMLHKESPRSKDGNNPFREDSLAWASWIIARLGSWKAYVKSGGPPGYNTMCKGLKVFHEHLTVLSFMKQKY is encoded by the coding sequence ATGACACGTCGTGTGGACGGGGTCATGAACAGTTGTTTTAAGAATCATGCAGAAAGGCAGGGGGCTTATCGACTCCTAAATAATAAAAGATGGAAAATGGATCAGTTTTTGGACTGCGTTACCGCAAATAGCGCACAATGTTGCAAAGATCTTAAGCATGTGCTTTGCATTCAGGATACTACAGAGTTTACTTTTGATAATATCAGTGGCAGATTAAACCCTAATGACGAAGATTATGGGTATGGAACCAACAAGAGTTCGGAGTACAGCATCTTTGCTCATCCTTGCTTGCTCTTTGACCCTGAGACGGAAACCCCTATGGGTTATAGTTCGATTGAGTTGTATAACAGAGATCGCAAAGACGCACGCCAGAAGAAACAGCTGCGTAAAAAACTTGGATTTAATGAGAAAGAATCGTCTCGTTGGGCTGCATCGGCTAAAATGGCAAACGCGAATTTGCCAGAAAATTTACGTAAAACCATGGTGGGTGATCGTGAGAATGATATCTACACCGTCATGAGTAAGACGTTGGAAGAAGGATGTGATTTTCTGATTCGCTCCATTCACAATCGGCTTCTCGAGGGAGATTCAAAATCTAAAAAAGAACGTATCATCGAATGGTTGGATAAACAACCGGTTAGTTTCAGTTGCACATCCCAGATCACTAGGCAAAATGGGCGTAAACCTCGCAAGGCGTTGTTCGACGTCAAATATGCACCAGTCACTTTCGGCAACACAGGTAATGGTAAAGACGATGTTTCAAAGAGTATTAGCTGCCACTACGTTCATGTCAGAGAAGATGCCGGTAGCGTTCCCGAGGGTGAAAAGCCTATCGAATGGCGTTTGCTCACCTCGCACGAAGTAAAGAGTAAGGAAGATGCACTCCGGATTATACAGTGGTACAAGTATCGATGGCATATCGAAGAAGTCTTTAGATTAATGAAAACCAAAGGCTTGGGTATTACCTCTGCCCAATTAGAAAACGGTATGGCGATGAAAAAGCTTATGGCAATGGGGTTCTATGTTGTGCTAAAGTGTATGACTCTAAAGAAAAAATATGACACTGCCAATGAGAGCGTTTCATGTAATCGACTCTTTACAGAGGAAGAGTGCGAGATGCTGCATCTAGAGATGGAAATGCTACATAAAGAGTCTCCTCGATCAAAAGATGGGAATAATCCTTTTCGGGAAGATTCGTTAGCTTGGGCTTCGTGGATAATAGCCCGACTGGGATCATGGAAAGCTTATGTAAAATCTGGCGGACCTCCAGGATATAATACCATGTGCAAAGGTCTAAAGGTTTTCCATGAGCACCTCACTGTACTATCTTTCATGAAACAAAAATATTAA
- the ybaK gene encoding Cys-tRNA(Pro) deacylase → MAKKIAKTNVARLLDAADIKYELVPYEVDEKDLSASHVAEQLGEDVEQVFKTLVLHGDKSGYFVCVVPGDSEVDLKKAAKASGNKKAEMIAQKDLLAVTGYIRGGCCPIGMKKVFPTYIHPTCMDFDEIYVSAGVRGLQLRIDPDRLVSYTQATMTELIAD, encoded by the coding sequence ATGGCAAAGAAAATAGCTAAAACCAATGTGGCTCGCCTGTTGGATGCTGCTGACATCAAATATGAACTGGTACCGTATGAAGTGGATGAGAAAGATCTCTCTGCCTCACATGTGGCAGAGCAGCTGGGCGAGGATGTGGAGCAGGTATTTAAGACTTTGGTGTTGCATGGCGATAAGTCAGGGTACTTCGTATGCGTAGTTCCGGGCGATAGCGAAGTGGACTTGAAGAAGGCTGCCAAAGCATCGGGTAACAAAAAGGCTGAGATGATAGCCCAGAAAGATCTGCTTGCCGTAACGGGATATATACGTGGAGGATGCTGCCCTATAGGGATGAAAAAGGTCTTTCCTACTTACATACATCCTACTTGTATGGATTTCGACGAAATCTATGTGAGCGCAGGTGTGAGGGGATTGCAGTTGAGAATCGATCCTGACAGGCTTGTCTCTTACACTCAAGCAACCATGACCGAGTTGATCGCAGATTGA
- a CDS encoding TonB-dependent receptor plug domain-containing protein encodes MVQKLLCTLCVSASLASAVFAQNAEVKHHAKKGDTDEVINLNTVVVTGTGTKHFLKNTPSPVKVLGALDIKRAGITSFQEALTMLDPSLSFSNNSMGSYLTLNGLSNKYVLILIDGKKLTGDTAGNIDLSRINVSNIRKIEILKGAGSALYGSDAIGGVINIITNEPSNLISVTSNSKIETHKQFTQQLNADITTEKIGSYTSFTHEQSEGWQLSDVDIDGKPTPFMASGGSRNNIFNQKFTFTPIKPLSFYLSGGLFDRTDVHEGYPYSMDYAGHNIDFGSKYYWGHEQYISLDIHSDNYKSEKTYREENKKAKINPGDVSLTKKQRYFSGNLKGTFKTWDWGQAILGAEYIRENLERPDANLDKGVYTIALYGQEEVSFADKFKAVLGARAVKHETAGSSFTPKALLMYSPGKFNFRAQYSIGFRAPGLEELNYFLIKGSTLVIGNENLKPEKSNYGSLNAEYAGNSFNFSVTGYINHVKDMIAGTTQMLKNMTADEQKAIKERVAKEFGDAALKAVKNVKQYGNLDQALIKGFETNASYFFNFGLTLSANYSYVSAKGKSYDTKAKEYLWTPLERSIRHTGTFNANYTHSWDHYKLNVNLLGRVQSKRYYVLRDEDRSAPGFGLWNFVTRHTFSGFKGFILEPSVGVNNILNYKDDRPYGTNYATINPGRTYFASLLVKFRY; translated from the coding sequence ATGGTACAAAAATTACTCTGTACACTCTGTGTGAGTGCAAGTCTTGCTTCTGCAGTTTTTGCTCAGAATGCAGAAGTGAAACATCATGCCAAGAAAGGCGACACTGATGAGGTTATCAACCTAAACACGGTGGTAGTCACGGGTACAGGCACCAAGCATTTTCTGAAAAACACACCCTCACCCGTGAAAGTATTGGGAGCTTTGGACATCAAAAGGGCAGGCATCACCAGCTTTCAGGAAGCCCTCACTATGCTCGATCCCTCCCTGTCTTTTTCCAACAACAGCATGGGATCATACCTCACGCTCAATGGTCTCAGCAATAAGTATGTGCTCATCCTTATTGACGGCAAGAAGCTCACAGGCGATACTGCCGGCAACATAGACCTCTCACGCATCAACGTAAGCAACATACGTAAGATAGAGATACTCAAGGGTGCGGGATCAGCTCTGTACGGATCTGATGCCATAGGTGGTGTGATCAATATCATCACCAACGAGCCCTCCAACCTCATTTCAGTTACATCCAACAGTAAAATAGAGACTCACAAGCAGTTTACCCAACAGCTCAATGCCGACATCACCACTGAAAAGATAGGATCGTACACCTCATTTACCCACGAACAATCCGAAGGTTGGCAACTTAGCGATGTTGATATCGACGGTAAGCCTACACCGTTCATGGCATCGGGTGGCAGCAGAAACAATATCTTCAACCAGAAGTTTACCTTCACGCCTATCAAACCCTTATCATTCTATTTGAGCGGTGGACTCTTCGATCGCACCGATGTACACGAGGGCTACCCCTACTCTATGGATTATGCAGGGCACAACATCGACTTCGGCAGCAAATATTACTGGGGACACGAGCAGTACATCTCGCTTGATATACACTCGGACAATTACAAAAGCGAGAAAACTTATCGCGAAGAGAATAAGAAAGCAAAAATCAATCCCGGGGACGTATCTCTGACCAAGAAACAACGCTATTTCTCGGGGAATCTCAAAGGAACATTCAAAACTTGGGATTGGGGACAAGCTATCTTGGGTGCAGAGTATATCCGTGAGAATCTCGAAAGACCGGATGCCAACCTCGACAAAGGAGTGTACACCATAGCGCTGTACGGGCAAGAAGAAGTATCCTTTGCCGACAAATTCAAAGCTGTATTGGGAGCACGAGCTGTGAAGCACGAGACAGCCGGATCATCATTCACACCCAAGGCCTTACTCATGTACTCTCCCGGGAAATTTAATTTCCGCGCCCAGTACTCTATAGGGTTCAGAGCTCCGGGACTCGAAGAACTGAATTATTTCCTGATCAAAGGCTCTACTTTGGTAATAGGCAATGAGAACCTCAAGCCGGAGAAAAGCAACTATGGTTCACTCAACGCAGAGTATGCCGGCAATAGCTTCAACTTCAGTGTCACGGGATACATCAATCACGTCAAAGACATGATAGCAGGAACTACCCAAATGTTGAAAAACATGACTGCAGACGAACAAAAAGCGATCAAAGAGAGAGTGGCGAAGGAATTTGGCGATGCTGCACTCAAAGCAGTAAAGAATGTGAAGCAATATGGCAACCTCGACCAAGCGTTGATCAAGGGTTTTGAAACAAACGCCTCTTATTTCTTCAACTTCGGGCTCACTTTATCCGCCAACTACTCCTATGTAAGTGCCAAAGGCAAGTCCTATGATACTAAGGCTAAAGAGTACTTGTGGACACCTCTCGAGAGAAGCATCCGCCACACCGGTACTTTCAATGCCAACTATACACACTCATGGGATCACTACAAGCTCAATGTTAATCTGTTGGGGCGTGTACAAAGCAAAAGATACTATGTATTGAGAGATGAAGACCGCTCTGCTCCGGGATTCGGGTTGTGGAACTTCGTTACCCGCCATACATTCTCAGGGTTCAAGGGTTTTATCTTAGAGCCTTCGGTAGGTGTCAATAATATACTCAATTACAAGGACGACCGCCCTTACGGTACCAACTATGCTACCATCAATCCGGGACGTACTTATTTCGCAAGCCTATTAGTGAAGTTCAGATACTAA